The Microcoleus sp. bin38.metabat.b11b12b14.051 genomic sequence TCTGGTTTTTCGACAATCCGAGGAGTAGGAACTCCCATTTCGTGACAAGTTTTTTCTAACAGCGCTAATTCGGCTGCTTGATAGCGTTTGTCCATGTAAGGAATGCCGATTTCTGGGCAAGTCATGCCGCAGCGAATCAAGAAACGTGCTAAGGAAATTTCTAGCAAGTTGTCGCCCATGAAGAAGACTGATTTGCCGCGAATGATTTGCAGGTAATCTTCTAATCCAGCCCAGATTTGGGCTTCTCTTTCGTCCAAACCTTTGGGTTCGATGCCCAAAACCGAGCAAATCTTCTCAATCCACGCGCGAGTTCCGTCTGGCCCGATCGGGAATGGAGCACCAATTAGCTTACACTTACGACGGCGCATCAACGTAGAAGCTGTGCGTGACAAGAACGGATTCATGCCAGATACATAATAACCTTCTTCCAAGACTGGCAATTCTGTGTAGCGTTTGGAAGGAAGCCAGCCGGAAACTTTGATTCCTTGCTTCTTCAATTCTAAGGTTAGCTGTGTGACAACTGGGTCGGGTAAGGAACCGAAAAGTACCAGGGGTGTGTGCTTGACATATTCGGATTCTTCTGCTGCAACTTCTTCTTTTTTCTTGCCGAAGTTCAGCAGTTGAGAGATGGCGTTGCGTTCTTGTTTCTGAGATTCCATGACGGGGGCTTTCTCAGGGCATTTCGCGGCCATTGCTGCTAAGACGGTATCTTCGCCTTGGGTGAAGGCGTAATCTAGGCCGTTAGCGCGGGCTGTGACGATGGGGATGCCGATTTCGGCTTCGAGTTTGGGCGCTAGCCCTTCCAAGTCCATTTTGATGATTTCGGTGGTGCAAGTGCCGATCCAAACAATTACACTGGGGTTACGATCGCGCTTTATTTGCAAGCACAGCCGCTTCAACTCATCAAAATCGTTTAATTGAGCGGAAATGTCGCCTTCTTCCAACTCAGCCATCGCATAGCGCGGTTCGGCAAAAATCATCACGCCCATGGCGTTTTGCAAGAAATAGCCGCAAGTTTTTGTGCCGATGACTAAGAAAAAGCTATCTTCAATTTTTTGATAAAGCCAAGCTACGCAGCTAATCGGACAAAATGTGTGATAATTTCCTGTTTCGCATTCAAAGTTTAAAGCTTCTGGTTCGGTAGTCGTAATAGCAGTCATATCTCAAATGTTCTCCCTTTAAATTGTTTTTTGTCTGGAAATTTTCCAGGCTAGGCTAGCGAGGAAATAACTGTATTTGGCGATCGCATCTGTTGCTGCGGACAACCACAGGTTGTTTTTCATCTCGATCGCGAACAGGCGTATAATCGATAAAACCTTTGTTTTGTGCGATCGCGCGATCGCACACCAATAATAGAAATACCTGGTTTTGGCGTAATTCCCCTGACAATTAGATGATGCGGCAAACTCAATATCTTTGCAGCAGTGGCAGCATCCAAGATTTGAGCTAAAAAATTCTGCGCGAGGGCTTAAAATCCCTCACAGCAGGGATTTACTATTTTTGAACTCGATCGCGAAAAAACCCTTTTGGCAGTTGTGAGTTCGAGGTTGTTAAACATTAACAACTCGCCACTCACAACTCATAGCCTTTGAGATTTTGGAGTTGAATGACTGATGAAGGTCGCGGTTGAGAGCGCGGGTCGGCCGTTGCATTCTGTTTGAGAAACAATCTGACCAATAGAGGGGGAAACTTCAAGACTAAGAGAGACTGGGGCGATGCCACAACCTCACTTAAAATCCGACAAAAAGCCCGAAATTTCTTCATCCTCATCGTCAGAGTCCAAATCGCCCAGACCTAGAGCATCTAAATCATCTTCATCAGGATCTCCGGTAGTTGCTTCCCCAAGATCGTCAAGTCCGAGATCGTCGAGGTCATCGTCATCGGATACAGAGAAATCGTCAAGACCGTCTTCGTCCAAGTCGCCCAGATCCATGTCTAGGTCATCTGAGGTCTTGTCCCCAAAGGGATCGGGTATTTCTTCAGCGACAAAATCTGCATCTTCTTCCCCAAACGGGTCGGATATCCCCGATTCGAGATCTCCAGAAGTCAAAGTCCCAAATTCTGAGGCTTCATCTTCGTCATCATCGCCGAGGTCGAGACCGTCCAAAGCCGAAACTTCTTCGTCGTCATCATCGCCGAGGTCGAGACCGTCCAAAGCCGAGGCTTCTTCGTCGTCATCGCCGATACCGAAGTCAGATACGGCATCTTCCTCATCATCGTCCCCCATATCGAAATCAGATATGGCGTCTTCCTCATCGTCGTCGAGGGCGAGACCGCCCAAAGCCGAGGCTGCTTCTTCCTCGTCATCGCCGAGGTCGAAGTCGGAGGCTGCTTCTTCCTCGTCATCGCCGAGGTCGAAGTCGGAGGCTGCTTCTTCCTCGTCATCGCCGAGGTCGAAGTCGGAGACTGCTTCTTCCTCGTCATCGTCCAAGTCGAAGTCGGAGACTGCTTCTTCCTCGTCATCGCCGAGGTCGAACTCGGAGACTGCTTCTTCCTCGTCATCGCCGAGGTCGAAGTCGGAGACTGCTTCTTCCTCGTCATCGTCCAAGTCGAACTCGGAGACTGCTTCTTCCTCGTCTGGTCTCAGTGCATTAGCAGCAGCCAGACCGGCGACTCCGGCGACTCCGGCGACTACTCCGGCTGCTGTTAAGGCCGCACCACCTAATTTATTAGATTTGGCATCAGCGGGTGCAGCAGTTGCAGTTGGAGCAGTTGCAGTTGGAGTGGCTGCGGGTGCAGCAGTTGCAGTTGGAGCAGTTGCAGTTGGAGTGGCTGCGGGTGCAGCAGTTGCAGTTGGAGCAGTTGCAGTTGGAGTGGCTGCGGGTGCAGCAGTTGCAGTTGGAGATTGACCTGCCATCTGCGGCACGGCATTGGAAGGCATACCCAGTGCTATATCCGGGTCAAAATTTAGACCCAAGACTTCGATCAGGCTGTCTGCATCCGGCTTGAGTTTTGAGAAGGGCAGCATTAACTGCTGGAGTTCCGGCTCCAGGGCAGCCGCAATTCCCAGGATGAGGTAAGAAACAGGCCTTTTCCCGCCGTCGGGTGTGGCGACCGTGTTGTCAGCCGTCATGTGCAGGAGCAGCCAAGTCCGATTTGCCTGGTAGTAGTCCAACCACTTCTGTTTGAGAGCAACTGAAAAAGTATCAAAAAAAGCCATAACCTCTTTATCCTCATCCTGATCGCTAGACCTTATTAAACCATCATCAGGTCTAGCTCATCTTCCTCCTTCTTGACCACCGGTTGCACAGGATTTAGATAAAAATCTGACAATAAGGAGAATAATTCGCGATCGGGCGTATCATTCGGCACTACTCCTTCAGGCATTGCCAAAATCTGGTCGGCAATGTTGAGGTAGTAATCGCAGACGTAGTTGAGGGACGGATCGCTCTCGGCCATCTCAAACAAAGTCTTGCCTTTGACGCGAGAAACGCGGATGTCTTCAATC encodes the following:
- a CDS encoding ferredoxin:protochlorophyllide reductase (ATP-dependent) subunit N, with product MTAITTTEPEALNFECETGNYHTFCPISCVAWLYQKIEDSFFLVIGTKTCGYFLQNAMGVMIFAEPRYAMAELEEGDISAQLNDFDELKRLCLQIKRDRNPSVIVWIGTCTTEIIKMDLEGLAPKLEAEIGIPIVTARANGLDYAFTQGEDTVLAAMAAKCPEKAPVMESQKQERNAISQLLNFGKKKEEVAAEESEYVKHTPLVLFGSLPDPVVTQLTLELKKQGIKVSGWLPSKRYTELPVLEEGYYVSGMNPFLSRTASTLMRRRKCKLIGAPFPIGPDGTRAWIEKICSVLGIEPKGLDEREAQIWAGLEDYLQIIRGKSVFFMGDNLLEISLARFLIRCGMTCPEIGIPYMDKRYQAAELALLEKTCHEMGVPTPRIVEKPDNYNQLQRIYAQNIDLVITGMAHANPLEARGINTKWSVEFTFAQIHGFGNARDILELVTRPLRRNNSLKDLGWGDLVKKEAKV
- a CDS encoding DUF5331 domain-containing protein, whose amino-acid sequence is MAFFDTFSVALKQKWLDYYQANRTWLLLHMTADNTVATPDGGKRPVSYLILGIAAALEPELQQLMLPFSKLKPDADSLIEVLGLNFDPDIALGMPSNAVPQMAGQSPTATAAPAATPTATAPTATAAPAATPTATAPTATAAPAATPTATAPTATAAPADAKSNKLGGAALTAAGVVAGVAGVAGLAAANALRPDEEEAVSEFDLDDDEEEAVSDFDLGDDEEEAVSEFDLGDDEEEAVSDFDLDDDEEEAVSDFDLGDDEEEAASDFDLGDDEEEAASDFDLGDDEEEAASALGGLALDDDEEDAISDFDMGDDDEEDAVSDFGIGDDDEEASALDGLDLGDDDDEEVSALDGLDLGDDDEDEASEFGTLTSGDLESGISDPFGEEDADFVAEEIPDPFGDKTSDDLDMDLGDLDEDGLDDFSVSDDDDLDDLGLDDLGEATTGDPDEDDLDALGLGDLDSDDEDEEISGFLSDFK